GGCCTAGAAATACAAAGGGGATAAGCGACAGGGATAACAAAAATatataaaaaataaaagacCCACTTTTCGGTGTCCTGGGGTTGTGGTGCGTTCGCGTATCCCCCTTCCAGCATCTTGTGTACTTGGTCAAGATTATTGGCACGAAGCGCTAAATCAAAATTGTTGCCGTCAAATAAAGCACATACATCGACTGTTAAATCCAACCTTTCTGCTTAACGTTTTCGAAGGAGACAACCAAATCCGACAAAGACCCGGGGAACGCTGCAGGAGCACGTTGTTGTTGTAGCGGTACGGATTGAGCTGCAGATGAAGGTCGCTGCGCTCCGATGTTCTGCTGCGTAGCTGTGGGGACGGAGCCACCCACAGGTTGTTGCTCGGCCTGGGGAACCTTGACGCCAGGAGGGAACATCGGCTGCTGGTGTACCTGAACTGAGACAGGGGGAGGCGATTTAGGTCGCTGAGTAAACTGTTGCAGCTGTTGTGGTAACGGAGATGGACCTGAAGTCGGAGGGGGTTGTTGCGATTGGGATCCATTAGACTGCGCCTGAGCTGGCGGCTGCTGTGAGCCTTCCGGAACCGCCGCGTTCTATAAGTAACGACGATAAGTATATCGGATCACTAAGGAGGACAAAAAAGACATCGTACAGCAACACTAGGGGACTGGGTGGAGAGTATAGGTGATGAAACAGAATCTTCAAGCAAAATCAGTGGCTGATCTCCGGCGGAATGTCTTAACAAACCTTTGGATGAAGTGATATTTTGTTGCGGTGATGAAGGAACGAGTTTGCTTGATGATACCGCTTCTGATAGAGCCGGAGATTCCTGACCAGAATAGAATGATCCATCGGGTTGCTGTGATGCTGATGCAGCCGATGATAGCATTGGACTTGTTACTGAAAGTTGAGTCAAGCTCGGTGATGATACAGCGACACTATGCTGCTCCTGAGAAACTGGTAGTGACGTCAATCCAATGGGTATTGAGGGTGCAGTAGAtgacggaggaggaggatgtgaaGTGGATGCAGCAGGTGTGCCTGGTACCGAAGCGGCAGCCagtgacgaggaagaggcagatggtgggggaggaggcgctacggcggcggcagcagcagcagcatagCGTATTGGAGGTAAAACGGCAGGGGCCGCGGGTCGAGGTGCCGGTGTTTGTTGCTGCAAGCCTGCCTTGAGGATTGTTGCCATTGGTTGTTGGGATAAATTGAGATTTGGAGGAGGTTTAGCTAAAAGGAAACATCAGATACAGGTATAACACTCTTATAAGGACCGACGCACTGTCCATTGATTGTTCTAATTGAGTATTTTAGTAAAATTGCACAGGAAGCAAAGTATGTGCCGCACGCACTCCGCAAGTTTAGTGATACTGAAGCTTTCTTCAGTATCGGACTATCATCTCGTTTACTGCTCGTCACACTCTCCTCATCGTGTTTTTTTGTAGGCCGAGGCGGTACATCTACGAGACGTCACGAAAAGGACGGTAAAATTGGAGAAAGGAACGAACCTTCGCTGGCATCGTCAGAATCCTCGctgtcatcatcatcagcaatGATGCCGaatttctcctcttcttcgtccagATTCAGCTCATCATATATGCcctcatcttcgtcaaagCCTTCGTCCTGG
The sequence above is a segment of the Psilocybe cubensis strain MGC-MH-2018 chromosome 4, whole genome shotgun sequence genome. Coding sequences within it:
- a CDS encoding General negative regulator of transcription subunit 3; this translates as MAARKLQTEIDRTLKKVGEGVELFESIYEKMQASTNQTQKEKSELDLKTQIKKLQRLRDQIKTWVASNDIKDKSALLDNRKLIETQMEKFKACEKEMKTKAFSKEGLIQAAKLDPKEQEKEEAISWVNHQVEELQMQVEQAEAEVEALQGTGKKRNKGGQSNLGRQEELEHLNDRRKWHISRLEIVLRMLNNGTLALEKVNSLKEDVAYFVESNTDEGFDEDEGIYDELNLDEEEEKFGIIADDDDSEDSDDASEDVPPRPTKKHDEESVTSSKRDDSPILKKASVSLNLRTKPPPNLNLSQQPMATILKAGLQQQTPAPRPAAPAVLPPIRYAAAAAAAVAPPPPPSASSSSLAAASVPGTPAASTSHPPPPSSTAPSIPIGLTSLPVSQEQHSVAVSSPSLTQLSVTSPMLSSAASASQQPDGSFYSGQESPALSEAVSSSKLVPSSPQQNITSSKDSVSSPILSTQSPSVANAAVPEGSQQPPAQAQSNGSQSQQPPPTSGPSPLPQQLQQFTQRPKSPPPVSVQVHQQPMFPPGVKVPQAEQQPVGGSVPTATQQNIGAQRPSSAAQSVPLQQQRAPAAFPGSLSDLVVSFENVKQKALRANNLDQVHKMLEGGYANAPQPQDTEKPKYYVPRNPFQTAPYYPQAPHPLLQTPGIFTQLDVETLFWIFYYLPGTYQQYLAAKELKRQSWRFHVKYLTWFQRHSEPQAITEEYEQGVYVYFDWEGSWCQRKKSDFRFEYRYLSED